tcaaattttTCCAGAAAACTAagtaataggcatgatgacaaaTTTTGAAGAACTGTCCTATGATGTTGGAAAGTATCTACTATATCCCCAAAATACCTcccaaaaatacaaattattttaaaaaacattatttcccgcgaaaacgctcgccggtTGACTTGTAGCGTCATATGCAAAATAGAGCTATCTGTGTTAGACATTTTGTTCCATAGATTTTTGGTATTGATTACAAGAAAACTAGCAACTAACCGtttgaaattacaaaatacctGATATACGAGTTTGTTGctgagattttcgaagttcattCGGTGTTTCACTTGTCATGGCGGATATATATCGGCGAATATCAGTTTAGCTGAGAAACAGTAACAaggcaatatttttaaatgctcTGGGAATCCCCTTTTGCTTTTCCGGAATAGACACTTATATCACCGAATATAAAGAGGTTatgcaaacaaataataaatctttcaatgaaTGTTGTGGAATAGTTTCAATTTACAgcataataagtttaattattttccaaacgtttgttttcttatattattagtaacatttaaaaatattacgctTCTCTCACGCTCCTGTCACGGTAATAAGTTGGCCGACGatatggtaaataaataaaatactaaacatACTCTATACGAACGTGTTTATTTTGCGTTTTAATATGATCATTAGTTAGTATAGTTGTTACTTGTTAAACTATACATTGAGGGCACTGACAGAAATCTACGCCGATGCGGCTTTAACGATTTCTTCAGCAACTTCGACAGCAATGGCGGCCTCAGCTTTAGCCTGAAgagaaatatattatgtaaaaaaggtGATATTCATGACGAGGAAAAACCCCTGTGCATAATTTTTTCCTGGAATCTTTAATACTTAGTGGTATAACtgaataaaaatttcataaaaattacgcggtgacaaccacgTTCGATCAGTCGTagtgtatacatttaaaattcactGGGGTCCCTAATTACgtatataaataagataaataagaGTATGACctagattaaattattataataacaaacaagcttaaaaactttttgtatCTATGCTAGTCGCCTAGGACATTCAAATATTAGCAGAATTAGCGGCTAATTGTGTCGTTCTTGACGTTTGCATAAATGTGTAAAATTGGATACAAGAAGCTTCGCAAGACGCTTTTCACACTGAGTTACTTCAATGTCTTAGAGAATAATGACTATGTTTTCTATAAGTCTTCTGTTTCCGACTCATCATTTACCTGTTCGTTGGCAGCAGAGTTGAATTCAGACTGAGCCTTGCTAAGAGCCTCCTGTGCCGCAGCACGGTCTAGGTTCTCTAAGGGGTGCGCCTCTTCAGCTAAAACCTATAAGCAAATTAtaccatattttttatttaggcaGGTTTTAATAGATGAGAAAATCACCAAAatctacaaaataatattgtatcttCTTGGAGAACCATGGAGATCTACTGTGTTGCCGAAAACTATTGTTCCTATTAAAGTCCCATGTCCggacaattattaatatttattgtattgtaattattaatatgtgttAGGCCAGGGCCTGggtattattatgaaaatacacacacacttttcACTTTCAACAAACAAGGCAATGACTAAAGTGACGTCTAATGTAAGAAGATTCCTACGCAAACATCAAATGTTTACCAATAggtatcacctaagagttggtgaaacatttattttgtacagaTTATTTTCGCCTGAATCATAACACAttagatttagtgaaaacgggactagactagactagactgCCACCTGCAGGTGaactctaaaataaattaatatattatgtaagtacctGTACTGATGAGTCTTCGTTAACTGTGATTGTACCCGAGGACACAAATATCTTACTTTGTTTTCCATCGTTTTCCGTAACTGTAACGACACCGGGTTTAAGAACAGctgtaagaaaatataaatattagctccatcatatttatttcaaaaatagttaatttattgcttaatttttaaaatatgttgtttgttttaaattgtttgttaaaacaataataaaatcattataatcatctgtaaaactttttatatacaGAGATTACTTTAATGCTTAATAGCTCTGTAATATTAAGCATTAAAGTAGTGTAAAAGACTTTTCTTACCAAATAACACTTTCTCATTAATTAGTGCCAATTTAACAGTGAAAACAGTGCTTATTATTAAACTGTTATTAATTACTTCCCTAGTGTTCACTTACCTAGTGTTGGGACGTGCTTAGGCAAGATACCAAAAGCCCCACTGAATGACGGCACATCGACCTGCTTCACAACTTGCTTATCATAGAACACctgcaaaataataaataaacagataaagAATTAAATTTGTGAATGCTTTATTTGGTGATGATCTGGTTGCTGAATCTGGTAAAAGAATGATGCAGAATTATATACTGCAGTTTTAGTTATATTGTCAAGATACTTGactaaatatttaagtttaggAAATAGATAAATCCCCTAGGCAGAATTAatgttaattagttttttttaacaaacaagaatacaaatatacattatcattttattaaccTTGTTGCCTGCCGCAAATGTGAAAGCCATTTCACCCTCTTTTGGTGCTGCAGCTTCAGCAGCATAAGAACGCACCTGGAGCTTCCTCGATACAGTCCTTAACAAGCTGCGTAGTGTGTACGACATTCTAAAACATAAGGCATTAAGGTTTTCTTATTAAATTGCATGTTAGCTGCTAAAGATGATACCACAATTCTGGCTAAGGCCGAAGATTGGTAACTTGGTAGGTTACCAATCTTCAGTCTGAGTCAGGGGAAATGTTAAAGTGTAAATGATAAGTAAAGAAAATACACTTCTATTGTACACTAATATAAggaaattattaacaataaatacaaaatataacacaaaTACAATACAGCCAATATAATTTAgtgatattttgtattattgcaCCCTTACAAATTTTCTactagaataatataaaaagtacaCTGTAATTTAAAGTACACTGATTGGGTTTACCCAAACACGAAACACTTTGATGAATAAGATAAGTACCTTCAaaggcatattaaaaaaatatatatatttgagaaCCACCTTTCTTAGTTTTCATATACAGATCCAATATACTGATTAGATTggcttatttcattttaaaatgaaaatttgttGATTTCTAACCTCAACTTCTTGGTTAAATTAAATAGTCCATCTGATTGATTGTTGTACGGAACGAACGTTAAATACACCAAAATACCATGTTTACAacgtaaaattatgttttattaagaataattcagtaaaaaaaacagAGATTATGTAACATGGGTCCTAACGTTGTTTTAGCACAGCGATAACAGGGAATTATACTTACGTTATTTTGTATTGGGGCTGGAACTggatttaaacttataaaaactGAAGAGGCCTTTTCGGATACCTATTTCCTTATTACACCCCCTGAATTCTTCGGTCTCTACTCTTTTTACTCTTTTCGATCACGGAGTACCGAGTTGACAGCAGTTgtcaaactttaattttaatgtcattatgACATTTACTTTATGGCATTCGTAGATAACGACAAGACGTTTGATTCACTAAAATATGCACATATATGGGAAGCCCTATATTCACAAGGGGTACGTCCTAAATATatcagaataataaaaaatgtgtataaaGATTCCACAGAAATAATCCGGACTGAGATGAAAAGTTCAGCGTTATAGCGCATTATCACCAAAGCTTTTTTCTGCAGCGTTGGATTACATACTCAGTAAAATTGATTGTCATGCGCTTGGAATTAGCATTATCGGTGAAAAACTGAAACCTAAGATTTGCAGACGACCTGATTCTTCTTTTCAAAATAAACTGTGCTTGGAAAAGATTTTGGTTTCTTACAGAAATCATGAAGAATCCACACTTATTTAAGACTAGAGTATTCAACTAATGCATACTTCCATGTCACAAAACCTGGGctcttacaaataaaaaaggcaCTAAGAGTTTGACTAAACTAAACCTCAGATTGCGGcactatattaaattaaaaaatataagaaataaaattaaagttgccGATAGAAGAACAAAGAACAAAAAtggaaaaacaatatttaagaaacaatataaataaatggtcAAAAGAGGTCACCCTATAGTACCCCCATTATGGAACTAGAAAGAAAGGGCGCTAGAATGATGCTGTTTAAACCTGGAGCAGGAAGCCAATAACAGACAATTATGGCAAATCCTAGGGGAGTCCTATGCCAAAGGACCAGCTGATGTTACTGATGTCCACAATTAACAATTACATCATTACATTATACTGCTATACCACCAACCTAATTTAGTACATACATTATAATTCAACttcatataaaaagaaaaaacttatactttattaaaatatagccAATGTAATCCAACATATACATGTATAGATAAAATTTAGAACGAGGAGCTTCTAGACAATTTATAAAGGTACAATTTTGTATTGctatataaacttataatatcagtaatatAGCTAATTTGATTAGATTGGATTtgaagtaacaaaaataatgttgttttaaaACTGTGTAGTTCCACAaacgtatattaaaaaaagtcctCAACCATAGAGTAAAACTTTGATTGATCAAGTATCACAGACCAGTAATGTCACAaggccttaaaggacttgaatccgtagcagtaaaataaattactaaaaaaagtaATGTCACAATTACGTAGTATCTGAATCTGTGGTCACTATTGACATttctaaacaaaatataaaccgcgaaataatttacaaaatactaCTGAATCTTTacagattttgttttaatattcgcTCATCACTGAGAATATTCGTGTTCACATAATGATTATaagggaaaaataaaaatagtgtcTCAGCAATGAATTACAAATACTCAGCTATGAATGACGTACTTCTGAGAAAACATATAACAGCTCAATTAGACAATATTACTTGTATTAATTggtaagttaaaaaataatctgtCTAAAGGTTCATTATCAGTAACGTTACTATGACGATAAACATACACCAGCCTATGAGAGGGGGTTTTAGGGCTTAGGCCCACGATGCTTCAGttcgggttggcgggctttatcgattattatgataatttagtaataataactagTGTTCGAGGCACAGATGTGGCCAGTGCTCTTTAGTAAAACTCAGAGCAGGAACAGAATATTTCTTGCCAGTTTCAAAACCaacctgggaatcaaacccaaccctaataattatttgaaggCTAAGATTATCTTTTGGCCACTGAATAGTAGGTGTAAGTATATGAATTTGACTgtaagatgaataaaaaaaatatgaggaaaccagcatgtcaGAGAGTTATGCATGTTttcaaatgtgtgtgaagtctaacaatccatACTCCGCCATTGTTATGGACTGCAACCTgacccttctaattctgagaggagccTTGTGGCCTCTAGTTGGCcagtgatgggttgataatggaGATGATGATCATATACATTGGCACCAGTAACCCATAAAGGAGACTGTTAGATTTTAGAAGAAGTCCAAATTCAACCTGATTTCATGAGAGACTTGAATAAAGGTTAGTTGTTTATCCAATAGTAAACAAATAGCaataaaattatgcttaatacataaatgtatatCTAAGTAAGTGGGTCAAAGTTGAACACTTATCTGGCATTGTACTTTTCTTGATACATATTTTCCCAGAATTTAATAAACCAAAGTGCTTCAGTTGCTCTTGAGAAAACTATGAATAAATTGTTAATcaaatttatcatttattgttttcagttGTAAATATTACTTAGTTCCAACTACAGCAAAATGTGGCCATTCATTATGTCATACATGTTGGAGGACAAACCGCACTTGTCCCATATGTGCATTGCAAGTTGAGAAGAAATCATTGAGATTAAACTGTCCATTACAAACTTTGACTGAGCATACTCTTTTGCTTGGCAAAGCATTTCAATCTCTTTTTAAGATAAATTGTGAGTTAactttcaaaacattttttccatatattatatatgaagGAAGCTGGAAACTTAATAATAgcacaatgttttatttcagtgAATGATATTACACCATCTGATGAACAACAACATGTTAAAGAGTGGTTAGCAAATTCTTCAAATCAATTTTCAGCCCCAGTTAGTAGTTCACAACCATTTTCTGAAGAACCAATCAAAGCTATACACCAGGTAACAAGTGACATTCAAATACACACTAGCAATCTTAGGGTAAAAGAACCAGAAAGAGAAATTGTTCAAATGAACGTTGTTCAGGATGATTGGGATAAAATTGAAGAAATGCCAgacatagaaaataataaaattctgaAAAATGCTGTTGGTCCAATGGATATAGAGCCATTTGATTTTTATATGGATGATCAGAAGTATAATACACATAACCCCCGTAGAAGTTCAAggaataaagagtttaaaactAGCAATACAATTACCAATGATGTTTCTTCAGATAAAGAAAGTGAAAAAAGTGACAATATAAATTCAAACAAGAAGTCAAAAAACCTAGGGCTAAACTGGAAAAATGTCAAAAGAATGAAGAAAGAGTTCAGTAAATTgaataagaaaaacaataacaaattaaatgttTCTATTGAAATGTGTAAGAAAGCAAAACCTTCTGCAAATAAAGCAGCTACATTTAAAACAGAGCAAGTGACTTATAATATTGATGACAATACTCCTGGTACTCATCTTAATAATGACATTGAAATGTGTGTTCCTCCTAATAATGAGAATTTCAATAAagacaatcaaataaataaggaaaaaaatacttatatttctAAAGACCAGTCAATAAGCTCTTTAAATGGCATGGATATTCCAAACAAAGTACTAAGTAATAGTGCATTTGTACATAATCAATATAAACAGCAATTGAAATCAGATTTACAGGATAAAACGAATCAAAACATTGAAAATTTGAATAAGGATGCAAGAACTACCaaagttaacttttttaaaagAGGTCCTTTGCAAACAAATTTTCTAGATACAGGGGTTATTAATGCTGAACCTAATATTAAAGTTAGTAACACAGCTAGACATGACACAGATGACattgaaataacaattaaaataggcAAGACTGTGTCAAatatttgtatacaaaaaaaggaaaaagatGTGAAGGTAAGTATTAAATCAGATCAGGAAATTCAGACTTCTCTGAGTACTTGTATGGGGAATGAACACAATTTGCATAGTTCTCTTATTGAGCCTAATGCACAAACTGGTAGCCATAACAATATTGCAATGAATAATGATATTTCTGTATGCACTT
The genomic region above belongs to Pararge aegeria chromosome 11, ilParAegt1.1, whole genome shotgun sequence and contains:
- the LOC120627374 gene encoding ATP synthase subunit delta, mitochondrial — encoded protein: MSYTLRSLLRTVSRKLQVRSYAAEAAAPKEGEMAFTFAAGNKVFYDKQVVKQVDVPSFSGAFGILPKHVPTLAVLKPGVVTVTENDGKQSKIFVSSGTITVNEDSSVQVLAEEAHPLENLDRAAAQEALSKAQSEFNSAANEQAKAEAAIAVEVAEEIVKAASA